Proteins found in one Methylosinus sp. PW1 genomic segment:
- a CDS encoding GNAT family N-acetyltransferase, with product MDAIEIRPATPGDAETIAALHVACWAETYTPLAPAEILAEYTLETRLAQWRETLGGGGPQQPPPSVFLALRENVAIGFAASGAQQSAILGERGYAGEFQAIYLLKEAQRLGAGRSLMRVMAQALRERGIEWGSLWVLRHNFTARKFYEKLGGRKIGVEGAWRGVPEVAYGWRDLGLLIDPPPAKPW from the coding sequence ATGGATGCGATCGAGATCAGACCAGCGACGCCAGGGGACGCCGAGACGATCGCCGCCCTCCATGTCGCCTGCTGGGCGGAGACCTATACGCCTCTGGCGCCGGCGGAAATTCTAGCGGAATACACGCTGGAGACGCGCCTCGCGCAATGGCGTGAGACCTTGGGCGGCGGCGGGCCGCAACAGCCGCCGCCGAGCGTGTTTCTGGCGCTGCGGGAAAACGTCGCCATCGGCTTTGCGGCCAGCGGCGCGCAGCAGAGCGCTATTCTCGGCGAGCGCGGCTATGCCGGCGAGTTTCAGGCGATCTATCTGCTGAAGGAGGCGCAGCGCCTCGGCGCCGGCCGTAGCCTCATGCGCGTCATGGCGCAGGCGCTGCGCGAGCGCGGGATCGAATGGGGGAGCCTCTGGGTGCTGCGGCATAATTTCACGGCGCGGAAATTCTACGAGAAGCTCGGCGGTCGCAAGATCGGCGTCGAAGGCGCTTGGCGCGGCGTGCCGGAGGTCGCCTATGGCTGGCGCGATCTCGGCCTGCTCATCGATCCGCCGCCCGCCAAGCCTTGGTGA
- a CDS encoding GNAT family N-acetyltransferase, with amino-acid sequence MIDLVIRFSPQTPADAPQIEKLEERAFGPGRYARTAYRLREGVGADLSLSFVAHVGTLLVGANRMTAILVDETPALLLGPLTVEPAFRSQGLGEALVKKSLDAARDASHGLVLLVGDLDYYARLGFARVPHGKIVMPGPVDARRLLYCELREGAFAAANGRMRRL; translated from the coding sequence ATGATCGATCTCGTCATCCGCTTCTCGCCGCAGACGCCGGCCGATGCGCCTCAAATCGAAAAGCTCGAGGAGCGGGCTTTCGGTCCGGGTCGCTATGCGCGCACGGCCTATCGGCTGCGTGAGGGCGTCGGAGCCGATCTCTCCCTCTCCTTCGTCGCCCATGTCGGCACGCTGCTGGTCGGCGCGAATCGCATGACCGCCATTCTCGTGGACGAGACCCCGGCGCTGCTGCTCGGCCCGCTGACGGTCGAGCCGGCCTTTCGCTCGCAGGGGCTCGGCGAGGCGCTGGTCAAGAAATCGCTGGATGCCGCCCGCGACGCCAGTCACGGGCTGGTGCTGCTGGTCGGCGATCTCGACTATTACGCCCGCCTCGGATTCGCCCGCGTGCCGCATGGCAAGATCGTCATGCCGGGGCCGGTGGACGCCCGCCGCCTGCTCTATTGCGAGCTGCGCGAAGGCGCCTTCGCGGCGGCCAATGGCAGGATGCGGCGGCTGTGA
- the mbfA gene encoding iron exporter MbfA, giving the protein MKSFSDLTEREILAVAIASEEEDGRIYQSFAEDLSERYPSSASVFEEMAEQEAAHRHALLNLYQKRFGPNLPPIRREDVKGFLRRRPIWLTRNLSLETIRKEAEVMEYESALFYQRAAARATDVGVRKLLGDLAAAEQGHETLAMRLGAQILTPGAKKEEDLAYRRFFILQYVQPGLAGLMDGSVSTLAPLFAAAFATHNNWETFLVGLAASIGAGISMGFAEALSDDGSLTGRGSPILRGGVCGLMTTLGGLGHTLPYLVPDAIPDSFAIATTIAGAVVFFELWAIAFIRARYMDTPFLQAVFQIVLGGAIVLAAGILIGGA; this is encoded by the coding sequence TTGAAATCCTTCAGCGACCTCACGGAACGCGAAATTCTCGCCGTCGCCATCGCCTCGGAGGAGGAGGACGGCCGCATCTATCAGAGCTTCGCGGAAGACCTCTCCGAGCGCTATCCTTCCTCGGCCAGCGTCTTCGAGGAAATGGCCGAGCAGGAGGCCGCCCATCGCCACGCGCTGCTCAACCTCTATCAGAAGCGTTTCGGTCCCAATCTGCCGCCCATTCGGCGCGAGGATGTGAAGGGCTTTCTGCGCCGCAGGCCGATCTGGCTGACGCGCAATCTCTCGCTCGAGACGATCCGCAAGGAAGCGGAGGTCATGGAATATGAGAGCGCGCTCTTCTATCAGCGGGCGGCGGCGCGGGCGACCGACGTCGGCGTGCGCAAGCTGCTCGGCGATCTCGCCGCGGCGGAGCAAGGGCACGAGACTCTCGCCATGCGTCTCGGCGCGCAAATTCTCACGCCCGGCGCGAAAAAGGAGGAGGATCTCGCCTATCGGCGCTTCTTCATCCTGCAATATGTGCAGCCGGGCCTCGCCGGGCTCATGGACGGCTCGGTCTCGACTCTGGCGCCGCTCTTCGCCGCCGCCTTCGCCACCCATAATAATTGGGAGACGTTTCTCGTCGGCCTCGCCGCCTCCATCGGCGCCGGCATCAGCATGGGCTTCGCCGAGGCGCTCTCGGACGACGGCTCGCTGACCGGCCGCGGCTCGCCGATCCTGCGCGGCGGCGTCTGCGGGCTGATGACGACGCTCGGCGGCCTCGGCCATACTCTGCCCTATCTCGTGCCGGATGCGATCCCCGACAGCTTCGCCATAGCGACGACCATCGCCGGCGCGGTGGTCTTCTTCGAGCTGTGGGCGATCGCCTTCATCCGTGCGCGCTACATGGACACGCCTTTCCTGCAGGCCGTGTTTCAGATCGTGCTCGGCGGCGCGATCGTGCTCGCGGCGGGCATTCTCATCGGCGGCGCGTGA
- a CDS encoding NUDIX domain-containing protein, producing MSESGWRTLLTTRLIVLAATVLRPMTLGVRGLVVDADRRVLLVRHTYISGYYLPGGGVEPGETLEQALARELAEEGNIELEAPAELRGVYLNRRISKRDHVAFFVARAFRQTAPRPPDHEIAEAGFFPLDALPEDATPATRARIAEVFGGAKVSPYW from the coding sequence ATGAGCGAGTCCGGCTGGCGGACGCTGCTGACGACGCGGCTGATCGTGCTCGCGGCGACGGTGTTACGGCCGATGACGCTCGGCGTCCGCGGCCTCGTCGTCGATGCGGACCGGCGCGTGCTGCTGGTGCGGCACACCTATATCTCCGGCTATTATCTGCCCGGCGGCGGCGTCGAGCCGGGCGAGACGCTCGAGCAGGCGCTCGCCCGCGAGCTGGCCGAGGAAGGCAATATAGAGCTGGAGGCGCCGGCGGAGCTGCGCGGCGTCTATCTCAACCGCCGCATCTCCAAGCGCGACCATGTGGCGTTTTTCGTCGCGCGCGCCTTTCGTCAGACCGCGCCGCGCCCGCCCGACCATGAGATCGCCGAGGCGGGCTTCTTCCCGCTCGACGCCCTGCCCGAGGACGCGACTCCAGCGACGCGGGCGCGCATAGCCGAGGTTTTCGGCGGCGCGAAAGTCTCTCCCTATTGGTGA
- the zapE gene encoding cell division protein ZapE, translating to MTAPRPLLARYEKLVASGALERDPAQLAALERLEALARELTRRPAAPSHGGLAARLRGLLGRRAPCGGPRGLYIHGLVGRGKTTLMDLFFAELPLAAKRRAHFHDFMAQVHARLLAARRSAAPDPLAHVAQEIARETRVLCFDEFAVTDIADATILARLFTRLLEDGVIMVATSNVEPRRLYEGGRNRDLFLPFIALIEDRLDQLRLDARADFRLEKTLLGETFFTPADACACAAMDALFLQLSGVAMGAPRTLRVARRDIAVPQAAGRVARFSFEELCARPTGAADYMALAEAFDTIFIDAVPKMNFDRRNEAKRFITLIDILYEKKTRLILSAESEAQDLYHAPTGHEAQEFARTVSRLIEMRSRDYLAAPHAGAVE from the coding sequence ATGACGGCGCCGCGCCCCCTCCTCGCCCGCTATGAGAAGCTGGTCGCCAGCGGCGCGCTGGAGCGCGATCCCGCGCAGCTCGCCGCGCTCGAGCGGCTGGAAGCGCTGGCGCGCGAGCTGACGCGTCGCCCCGCCGCCCCTTCGCATGGCGGTCTCGCGGCGCGGCTGCGTGGGCTGCTCGGACGGCGCGCGCCCTGCGGCGGTCCGCGCGGACTCTACATTCACGGCCTCGTCGGGCGCGGCAAGACGACGCTGATGGATCTCTTCTTCGCCGAGCTTCCGCTCGCCGCCAAGCGCCGCGCGCATTTTCACGATTTCATGGCGCAGGTTCACGCGCGCCTGCTCGCCGCGCGCCGCAGCGCCGCTCCCGATCCGCTGGCGCATGTGGCGCAGGAGATCGCGCGCGAGACGCGCGTGCTCTGCTTCGACGAATTCGCCGTGACCGATATCGCCGACGCGACCATTCTCGCGCGTCTGTTCACGCGGCTGCTCGAGGACGGCGTCATCATGGTGGCGACCTCCAATGTCGAGCCGCGCCGGCTCTACGAAGGCGGCCGCAATCGCGATCTCTTCCTGCCCTTCATCGCGCTGATCGAGGACAGGCTCGATCAATTGCGCCTCGATGCGCGCGCCGATTTTCGTCTCGAGAAAACGCTGCTCGGCGAGACTTTCTTCACACCCGCCGACGCATGCGCCTGCGCGGCGATGGATGCGCTGTTTCTGCAGCTGAGCGGCGTCGCCATGGGCGCGCCGAGGACGCTGCGCGTCGCGCGCCGCGATATCGCCGTTCCGCAGGCGGCGGGGCGCGTCGCGCGCTTCTCCTTCGAGGAGCTGTGCGCGCGGCCGACCGGCGCCGCCGATTACATGGCGCTCGCGGAGGCCTTCGACACGATATTCATCGATGCGGTTCCGAAGATGAATTTCGATCGCCGCAACGAGGCCAAGCGATTCATCACGCTCATCGACATTCTCTATGAGAAGAAAACACGGCTGATTCTCTCCGCCGAGAGCGAGGCGCAGGATCTCTATCACGCGCCGACGGGACATGAGGCGCAGGAATTCGCACGCACAGTGTCGCGGCTGATCGAGATGCGCTCGCGCGATTATCTCGCCGCGCCGCATGCCGGCGCCGTGGAATAA
- a CDS encoding DUF192 domain-containing protein, translating into MSGEVSRSVFGVIAAFFVLLFCAAVPGHAKEPGLSPPPAVKMAIEPIEIVTASGAHRLRVEVARTSDQRERGLMYRASLPADGGMLFDFHEERPVAMWMKNTPLSLDMVFVSRAGKVVSLALAAEPYSERVISSGGPALAVIELAAGAAQRLSIAVGDTVKHPIFTR; encoded by the coding sequence ATGTCTGGTGAGGTGTCGCGGAGCGTTTTCGGCGTCATAGCCGCGTTTTTCGTCCTTCTCTTCTGCGCGGCCGTTCCCGGCCATGCGAAGGAGCCGGGATTATCGCCGCCGCCCGCAGTCAAAATGGCCATAGAGCCGATAGAGATCGTCACCGCCTCCGGCGCGCATCGGCTGCGCGTCGAGGTGGCGCGCACGTCCGACCAGCGCGAGAGAGGCCTGATGTACCGCGCCTCGCTCCCCGCGGACGGCGGCATGCTGTTCGATTTCCACGAGGAGCGGCCGGTCGCCATGTGGATGAAGAACACGCCGCTGTCGCTCGACATGGTCTTCGTCTCGCGCGCCGGAAAGGTCGTCTCCCTGGCGCTCGCCGCAGAGCCCTATTCGGAGCGCGTCATCTCCTCCGGCGGGCCGGCGCTCGCCGTCATCGAGCTGGCCGCCGGCGCGGCGCAGCGCCTGTCGATCGCGGTCGGCGACACCGTCAAACATCCGATTTTCACGAGGTAG
- a CDS encoding cold-shock protein: MGAKISFQNELSASTINVENGEAGLDLVEVSGTIKWFDVSKGYGFVVPDDGGADILLHVTILRRSGFQSAYEGARVVCEAQKRVKGMQVFRVVGMDESTAVHPSQNGAVRTHVQVTPSSGYEIAIVKWFNRVKGFGFLTRGEGTDDIFLHMETVRRYGLAELKPGDSVLVRYGDGPKGLMATEVRPLESALPASH, translated from the coding sequence TTGGGCGCAAAAATTTCATTCCAGAATGAGTTGAGCGCGTCGACCATCAATGTCGAAAATGGTGAAGCCGGACTCGATCTCGTCGAAGTGTCCGGAACCATCAAGTGGTTCGACGTTTCGAAGGGATACGGATTCGTCGTTCCCGATGATGGCGGCGCAGATATTCTCTTGCATGTGACCATCCTACGCCGTTCCGGATTCCAGTCCGCCTATGAGGGCGCGCGCGTCGTCTGCGAGGCGCAGAAGCGCGTGAAGGGCATGCAGGTGTTTCGCGTCGTCGGCATGGACGAGTCGACGGCCGTTCATCCTTCGCAGAACGGCGCCGTCCGCACCCATGTCCAAGTGACGCCGTCGAGCGGCTATGAGATCGCCATAGTCAAATGGTTCAACCGGGTGAAGGGCTTCGGCTTCCTGACCCGCGGCGAGGGCACCGACGATATCTTCCTGCATATGGAGACGGTACGCCGCTATGGACTCGCCGAGCTGAAGCCCGGGGACAGCGTTCTGGTGCGCTATGGCGACGGCCCCAAGGGCCTCATGGCGACCGAAGTGCGGCCACTCGAATCGGCGCTGCCGGCCTCTCATTAG
- a CDS encoding aspartate aminotransferase family protein — MSFITPRDDRELAQRDGAPNFDLASLYAERESERFALHSQHLNEMWVRVLKTIGYDVGFVRGSGQYLYDRAGARYLDLLSGWGVFAIGRNHPALREALMSVLGAELPNLVQLDVSVPAALLAERLLGFAPYMEKVFFANSGTEAVEAAIKFSRAATGRPGILHCAHSFHGLTYGALSLNGDEIFKKGFGPLLPDTREIPFDDLAALEEALRHRDVAAFFVEPIQGKGVNMPAQDYLAQAAALCRKYGTLFVADEIQTGLGRTGKFFAVEHYGVEPDLLLVAKALSGGHVPVGAVLTRKWIFDKMFDRMDRAVVHGSTFGKNDLAMAAGLATLEVMASEKLVENSAARGERLLASFRAMAERYELVADVRGKGLMIGVEFGEPRSLKLKAAWNLLETVNSGLFCQLISIPLFEQHKVLTQVAGHGNHTIKLLPPLTIDDFDCDWIERSFDKVIADAHHAPGAVWSLGKTLASHALKAKLG; from the coding sequence ATGAGCTTCATCACACCGCGAGACGATCGTGAATTGGCGCAACGTGACGGCGCCCCGAATTTCGATCTCGCCTCGCTCTATGCCGAGCGGGAGAGCGAGCGTTTCGCATTGCACTCGCAGCATCTCAACGAGATGTGGGTGCGTGTGCTGAAGACCATCGGCTATGACGTCGGATTCGTGCGCGGCTCCGGCCAATATCTCTATGACCGCGCCGGCGCGCGCTATCTCGATCTCTTGAGCGGCTGGGGCGTGTTCGCGATCGGCCGCAATCATCCCGCGCTGCGCGAGGCGCTGATGAGCGTGCTCGGCGCCGAGCTTCCCAATCTCGTGCAACTCGACGTGTCGGTGCCCGCCGCGCTGCTCGCAGAACGGCTGCTCGGCTTCGCGCCCTATATGGAGAAAGTTTTTTTCGCCAATTCCGGCACGGAGGCGGTCGAGGCGGCAATCAAATTTTCGCGCGCGGCGACGGGCCGTCCGGGCATTCTCCATTGCGCGCATTCCTTCCACGGCCTCACCTATGGCGCGCTTTCGCTCAATGGCGACGAGATTTTCAAGAAGGGCTTCGGCCCGCTGCTCCCCGATACGCGTGAGATTCCCTTCGACGATCTCGCCGCGCTCGAGGAGGCGCTGCGCCATCGCGACGTCGCCGCCTTTTTCGTCGAGCCCATTCAGGGCAAGGGCGTGAACATGCCGGCGCAGGACTATCTCGCGCAGGCTGCGGCGCTCTGCCGCAAATATGGGACTCTGTTCGTCGCCGATGAGATTCAGACCGGCCTCGGCCGCACGGGAAAATTTTTCGCCGTGGAGCATTATGGCGTCGAGCCCGATCTCCTGCTCGTCGCCAAGGCGCTGTCGGGCGGCCATGTGCCGGTCGGCGCGGTGCTGACGCGCAAATGGATTTTCGACAAAATGTTCGACCGCATGGATCGCGCGGTCGTGCACGGCTCCACCTTCGGCAAGAATGATCTCGCAATGGCCGCCGGCCTCGCCACTCTCGAGGTCATGGCGAGCGAGAAGCTCGTCGAGAATTCCGCCGCCAGGGGCGAGCGTCTGCTCGCCTCCTTCCGCGCCATGGCCGAGCGCTACGAGCTCGTCGCCGATGTGCGCGGCAAAGGCCTGATGATCGGAGTCGAGTTTGGCGAGCCGCGCTCGCTGAAGCTGAAAGCCGCATGGAACCTGCTGGAGACCGTCAACTCCGGCCTCTTCTGCCAGCTCATCAGCATACCTTTGTTCGAGCAGCACAAGGTGCTGACGCAGGTCGCCGGCCATGGCAATCACACGATCAAGCTGCTGCCGCCGCTCACCATCGACGATTTCGATTGCGATTGGATCGAGCGCTCCTTCGACAAGGTCATCGCCGACGCGCATCACGCGCCGGGGGCGGTGTGGTCGCTCGGCAAGACGCTCGCGAGCCATGCGCTGAAAGCCAAGCTCGGCTGA
- a CDS encoding ETC complex I subunit, protein MTARIHRPSPSATQSGPGPAKPWVLEYENETPRELDPLMGWTGTSDAKAQIRLRFATKEEAIAYAERKALVYRVEEPKPGAPSRRILSYADNFKTQRVGQWTH, encoded by the coding sequence ATGACCGCACGCATTCACCGCCCGTCCCCCAGCGCGACGCAATCCGGTCCCGGGCCGGCCAAGCCCTGGGTCCTCGAATACGAGAACGAGACCCCGCGCGAGCTCGATCCGCTGATGGGGTGGACCGGCACGTCGGACGCCAAGGCGCAGATCAGGCTTCGCTTCGCCACCAAGGAAGAGGCGATCGCCTATGCCGAGCGCAAGGCGCTCGTCTATCGCGTCGAGGAGCCCAAGCCCGGCGCCCCTTCGCGCCGCATCCTGTCCTATGCTGATAATTTCAAGACGCAGCGCGTCGGCCAGTGGACGCACTGA
- a CDS encoding metallophosphoesterase encodes MLTRRAFLRGAIAGAASAFAGAAYAFGYEPLMAPRVARYHIAPRVWPKGFALEIAALSDLHACEPWMSIERIDAIVDRINALRPDVIVLLGDYVAGLHHFATSIPAPQWARALSRLRAPLGVHAILGNHDMWDDETVQHRGRYETAARAALEDNGIPVYENAAVRLTGGARPFWLAGLADQFAIPAGRRKWNGLDDLPGTLAEVTTDDPVILLAHEPDIFPRVPERVALTLCGHTHGGQVRIFGWAPIVPSFYGNRYVHGHIVEDERHLIVSGGLGCTALPVRFGAPPEVLHIRVEAPAA; translated from the coding sequence ATGCTGACTCGGCGCGCCTTTCTGAGAGGCGCGATCGCCGGGGCGGCTTCCGCCTTCGCGGGAGCGGCCTACGCCTTCGGCTATGAGCCGCTGATGGCGCCGCGCGTCGCTCGCTATCACATTGCGCCGCGCGTCTGGCCGAAGGGCTTCGCCCTCGAGATCGCGGCGCTCTCCGATCTGCACGCCTGCGAGCCATGGATGTCGATCGAGCGCATTGATGCGATCGTCGATCGCATCAATGCGCTGCGGCCCGACGTCATCGTGCTGCTCGGCGACTATGTCGCCGGGCTGCATCATTTCGCGACGTCGATTCCGGCGCCGCAATGGGCGCGGGCGCTGTCACGGCTCAGAGCGCCGCTCGGCGTCCATGCGATTCTCGGCAATCACGACATGTGGGACGACGAAACCGTGCAGCATCGCGGACGCTACGAGACGGCCGCCCGCGCCGCGCTCGAGGACAATGGGATTCCTGTCTATGAGAATGCGGCGGTGCGTCTGACCGGCGGCGCTCGCCCCTTCTGGCTCGCGGGACTGGCCGACCAATTCGCGATACCCGCCGGGCGGCGCAAATGGAATGGGCTGGACGATCTGCCGGGGACGCTCGCCGAGGTGACGACCGACGATCCGGTGATCCTATTGGCGCATGAGCCCGACATTTTTCCGCGCGTGCCCGAGCGTGTCGCGCTGACGCTCTGCGGCCATACGCATGGCGGCCAGGTGCGGATCTTCGGCTGGGCGCCGATCGTGCCGTCCTTCTATGGCAATCGCTATGTCCATGGACATATCGTCGAGGACGAGAGGCATCTCATCGTCTCCGGCGGATTGGGATGCACGGCGCTTCCGGTCCGCTTCGGCGCGCCGCCGGAAGTCCTTCACATAAGAGTCGAAGCGCCGGCGGCGTGA
- a CDS encoding outer membrane beta-barrel protein has translation MTALMAGGVAAMLAVAASAQEDDSSALLGWPASPASRARSSGSDKKSDSKAKSPPSWLDTLTVTGFVEAGSTFNFDNPFNKLNWGHLFTDRANQPQFNAGVLTMQRLPDPKATKDFDFGFKIQTMVGTDARYTHFLGELDYAMRDRTQLDILQAFATAHLPWITDNGFDVKIGQFVTLEGAELVDSIFYSHSYIFNFGIPLKQTGVMISSDLTSWLYVHASVMSGDSASLGWPGDNNSAASFQAGLRIKAFDDRLTILGTTHIGPEDPMQLDPLGVGWPNIPYECACNPNRTLSYSNDVTLTWKVTDRLTLSTDINYIRDDGWNPLSITGLSEGALSRLADIFGFNAALIPRRPRGVNGYGVAQYVSYKIDETLQLNGRVEFWRDHNNFFVGAYPGYFDYTNIEHGFYAPSAIFQPEGRGTSYLEITAGLTITPEIPKGLPITGLSLRPELRYDASLTGAAPFFGASGYRRSTGMFSIDVIVPFTLK, from the coding sequence ATGACCGCTCTCATGGCCGGCGGCGTCGCGGCGATGCTCGCCGTCGCCGCATCGGCGCAAGAGGACGATTCCAGCGCGCTGCTCGGATGGCCTGCATCGCCCGCCTCGCGCGCGCGGTCATCCGGCTCGGACAAGAAATCCGACAGCAAAGCCAAGTCGCCGCCGTCCTGGCTCGACACATTGACGGTGACGGGCTTCGTCGAGGCCGGCTCCACCTTCAATTTCGACAATCCGTTCAACAAGCTCAATTGGGGCCATCTGTTCACCGATCGCGCCAATCAGCCGCAATTCAACGCCGGCGTGCTCACCATGCAGCGCCTGCCCGATCCAAAGGCGACGAAGGATTTCGACTTCGGCTTCAAAATTCAGACGATGGTCGGCACCGATGCGCGCTACACGCATTTTCTCGGCGAGCTCGATTATGCGATGCGCGACCGCACGCAGCTCGACATTCTGCAGGCCTTCGCGACCGCGCATCTGCCGTGGATCACGGACAATGGATTCGATGTGAAGATCGGCCAATTCGTCACGCTCGAGGGCGCCGAGTTGGTCGACAGCATTTTCTACAGCCATTCCTATATTTTCAATTTCGGCATTCCGCTCAAGCAGACCGGCGTGATGATCTCGTCCGATCTCACCTCCTGGCTCTATGTCCATGCGAGCGTCATGTCGGGCGACAGCGCCAGCCTCGGCTGGCCGGGCGACAACAATAGCGCCGCCTCCTTCCAGGCCGGCCTGCGCATAAAGGCCTTCGACGACAGGCTGACCATTCTGGGGACGACGCACATCGGACCAGAAGATCCGATGCAGCTCGATCCGCTCGGCGTCGGCTGGCCGAACATTCCTTACGAATGCGCCTGCAATCCCAATCGGACCTTGTCCTACAGCAATGATGTGACGCTCACCTGGAAGGTCACGGATCGGCTAACTCTCAGCACGGACATAAACTACATTCGCGACGATGGATGGAACCCGCTCTCGATCACGGGACTGTCCGAAGGCGCGCTGAGCCGGCTCGCGGATATTTTCGGCTTCAACGCCGCGCTCATTCCGCGTCGCCCGCGCGGCGTCAATGGCTATGGCGTCGCGCAATATGTGTCCTACAAAATCGACGAAACGCTGCAGCTCAATGGCCGCGTCGAATTTTGGCGCGATCATAATAATTTCTTCGTCGGCGCCTATCCCGGCTATTTCGACTACACGAACATAGAGCACGGTTTCTATGCGCCCTCGGCGATCTTCCAGCCAGAGGGGCGCGGAACCAGCTATCTCGAGATCACCGCCGGGCTGACGATCACGCCGGAGATTCCCAAAGGCCTGCCGATCACCGGCCTGTCCCTGCGGCCGGAGCTGCGCTACGACGCTTCGCTGACCGGCGCGGCGCCCTTCTTCGGCGCGAGCGGCTATCGACGCTCGACCGGCATGTTCTCGATAGATGTGATCGTGCCGTTCACGCTGAAGTGA
- a CDS encoding metallophosphoesterase — MAFLLAHLSDAHIGPIPRPSLRELAGKRLTGYANWINKRAQAHDMGLLGRLVEDMAAQKPDHVAMTGDIVNIGLDAEIEAARLWLSGLGSPENVSFTPGNHDAYVPAAVPRIAETFAPWTTSEEGAGFPYLRRRGGVALIGLDSAVPTAPFVASGRLGAEQREKLAALLDKTKAEGLARVVLLHHPPHRGGAKILRGLDDAAELEAIIARHGAELILHGHNHKISLHRLPGAHGETPVVGVASASAKAGAHYPRAAYNLYSIEREGDKIAISARSRGLGADGETIEELDALAL; from the coding sequence ATGGCGTTTCTGCTCGCTCATCTCTCCGACGCCCATATCGGGCCGATCCCGCGGCCGAGCCTGCGAGAGCTCGCCGGCAAGCGGCTCACCGGCTACGCCAATTGGATCAACAAGCGGGCGCAGGCGCATGACATGGGCCTGCTCGGCCGGCTCGTCGAAGACATGGCGGCGCAAAAGCCCGACCATGTCGCGATGACCGGCGACATCGTCAATATCGGCCTCGACGCCGAGATAGAGGCCGCGCGGCTCTGGCTCTCCGGCCTCGGCAGCCCGGAGAATGTCAGCTTCACCCCCGGCAATCACGACGCCTATGTGCCGGCCGCCGTGCCCCGTATCGCCGAGACCTTCGCGCCTTGGACGACATCGGAGGAGGGGGCGGGCTTTCCCTATCTGCGGCGACGCGGCGGGGTGGCGCTCATCGGGCTCGACTCGGCCGTGCCGACGGCGCCTTTCGTCGCCTCCGGCCGGCTCGGCGCGGAGCAGCGCGAGAAATTGGCGGCGCTGCTCGACAAGACCAAGGCCGAAGGGCTGGCGCGGGTCGTGCTGCTGCATCATCCGCCGCATCGCGGCGGCGCCAAGATTTTGCGCGGTCTCGACGACGCCGCCGAGCTGGAGGCGATCATCGCCCGTCACGGCGCCGAGTTGATCCTGCATGGCCATAATCACAAGATCAGCCTGCATCGCCTGCCCGGCGCGCATGGGGAGACGCCGGTCGTCGGCGTGGCCTCCGCCTCGGCCAAGGCCGGCGCGCATTATCCCCGCGCCGCCTATAATCTCTATTCCATCGAGCGCGAGGGCGACAAAATCGCCATCTCCGCCCGCTCGCGCGGATTGGGCGCGGACGGCGAGACGATCGAGGAGCTGGACGCGCTGGCCCTTTAG
- a CDS encoding GNAT family N-acetyltransferase, whose translation MADEFSLRAATAEDAQTLAALNLACWRETYASLLPAENFSALTLEERLDHWREVFQSSGARIVLAFDAGGEAVGFTHWRAHEFVLGGRLGRGGEICAIYLRHAVHRRSLGRRLMRQMSQEMRASGLKWASLVVLRDNLPARRFYEAMGARRFGRELSWRGVPQVAYGWRDVGRLAVHQ comes from the coding sequence TTGGCGGACGAATTCTCGCTGCGCGCCGCGACGGCCGAGGATGCGCAAACGCTCGCCGCGCTCAATCTCGCCTGCTGGCGCGAGACCTATGCGAGCCTGCTGCCGGCGGAGAATTTCTCGGCCCTCACGCTCGAGGAGCGGCTGGATCATTGGCGCGAGGTCTTTCAGTCGAGCGGAGCGCGCATCGTTCTGGCTTTCGATGCGGGCGGAGAGGCTGTCGGCTTCACGCATTGGCGCGCGCATGAATTCGTTCTCGGCGGCCGGCTGGGCCGCGGCGGCGAGATTTGCGCTATCTATCTACGCCACGCCGTACACAGACGCAGCCTCGGCCGCCGGCTGATGCGGCAGATGTCGCAGGAGATGCGCGCCAGCGGCCTCAAATGGGCGAGCCTCGTGGTGCTGCGCGACAACCTCCCCGCCCGCCGCTTCTATGAGGCGATGGGCGCGCGCCGTTTCGGCCGCGAGCTCTCCTGGCGCGGCGTTCCGCAGGTCGCCTATGGTTGGCGGGATGTGGGGAGGCTGGCTGTTCACCAATAG